From the genome of Bacteroidota bacterium:
CATTGTTGTTTACAATCTGCCCTATGAGAATTTCATCGCCAATGGAAATTATTTCTGCGTTCATTAAAATTTATTTACTGTAGGGTCCCCGAATAATTTTCTTCAGCCACCCGGCAATCATTCCAAGAAAATCGCCTTCGTTTTCTATAATCAGTTCGCTGCGTATGGCATTTGCCAAATAAAAATAATGGTCGAGTTTATGCTGCATGAGCCACAGGGCTGCGTCTTTTTTCTTTTTAATAGTTCGGATAGTTGCTACCCATTCGTATTTTTTGTTTTTCACAAGCCAGTTGAATGCGCTTGTATTTCCCGTTACCGCATTTGCAAAGGCTGCAACTTCAAAATATTTTTTTGATACCAGTTCTTTCAGTGCGCCATCGTAACCTTTCAAAGCATAGTAGAGCAATTCAAGTTCTTTCAGATTATTTTTTATGAGCCAATCCAGCGCTTCTTTATCACCTTTGATAAATTTTGTGAGGTGCTCAATTGCTTCCTTGTTGTAATTCATGAGTGCGTTTTTTCTTTTTTGCTTTTGGAATTTTCCCAATTCGTTCATCGCCTTTCAAAATCAGTTCACAAATTTTTATTACTGACTCTTCAAAATCTTCTGCGTTTTCATGAATTATCTGCCAGTTGGTTTCTCCTTTTCCTTCGCTCAGAATGTAAACTGATTGCATGGAAGGGAATTCTTTTTTCAAACTTTCGTGATGTTCTTTTCCGGTGGCAATCCAAACTCCGTTCGCATCAGCATGGTCGAATTTTTTTCTTACGATTAAAAGAATTTTTCCATGGGAATAAATCGCATGGCAGCCAAACATGGGACGAATAGTTATTTCCAATGGATGCAGATAATCCAAAATAAAATCAAATGGAATTTTCTTTTTCATCTGTAAATACGAAAGTACAAAAGAAAAAGCGGATGCACCTGCTTCCTGAATGCACTCGGTGCCGATTCATTTTTGCAGATGCTTTCCGCTTCTGATTTCTTCCATCCCCCGGTTCTTTCATGGGCGAGAGCCGACTCTTCAGGAAGAAATGCTTTTTATATCATAACGAAGAACGTGCCAAATGGTTTCGGCATTTTAATAACTGGTCGTTTTGGTGAGTAAGTGGTAAGAGAAACAGCAGTAAAATACCTCACCTGCTTATATTCGCATTTTCTTTTCTGCTTTCTTTCCCTCTTTGAATAATCTGCGTGCGGTCAGGACCTATTGAAATGAGGGTGATGGGCGTGTTCACTTCTTTTTCTATAAAATGAATGTAATCGAGTAACGGTTGAGGAAGATTTCTGCCGGCATTGCGGCAATCGGTTTTCCAGCCGTTGAAGTCTTTATATATAGGTAGAAGCGGAATGGAAATGTCATAGGGAAGAAAATCAATCTTTCCCTCTCCTTGCTCAAGGAGAGGGGAGTGAGGGGTGAGGTAATGCGTGCAAACTTTAATAGTATCCAACCCTGCAAGCACATCGGCTTTCATCATGATGAGTTCGGTAACACCGCTGATGGCAATGGCATATTTCAGCGCGGGCAAATCAAGCCAGCCGCAGCGTCTTGGACGTCCGGTGGTGGAGCCGAATTCATTTCCCGCCTTGCGAATGAGTTCTCCGGTGGCATCATTCAGTTCGGTGGGGAAAGGTCCGCTGCCCACGCGCGTGCAATACGCTTTGAAGATTCCAATTACGTTCCCGATTTTGTTGGGAGCAATTCCCAAGCCCGTGCACGCGCCCGCGCAAACGGTGTTGGAGGAAGTTACATACGGATAGGTGCCGAAGTCAATATCAAGCAGCGAACCCTGCGCGCCTTCCGCCAGAACGGTTTTCTTTTCTGCGAATGCATCGTGCAAATATTTTTCGCTCTCTATGCAGTTAAATTGCTTGAGGGTTTCTATTCCGTCAAACCACGCGGGCTCATGCTCTTTTAAATCGTATTTGAAATCATAAAGCGCAAGAAGTTGTTTATGCTTCTCTACTAAGAAATCATATTTTTTTTTGAAGTCAGGAGAAAAAATATCTCCCACGCGCAAACCGTTTCTTCCTGTCTTGTCCATATACGCAGGACCGATTCCTTTGAGAGTTGAACCGATTTTTTCTTTTCCCTTCGCTGCTTCGCTGGCAGCATCTAACAATCGGTGCGTGGGAAGAATCAAATGCGCACGCTTTGAAATGAAAAGATTTTTTCTTGATTGAGCTCCGAGTTTTTCAAGTGCAAGAATTTCTTTCTTGAAAACCGTGGGGTCAATCACCACTCCGTTGCCGATAATGTTTACAATCCGCTCGTGAAAAATTCCTGAGGGAATCAGATGTAGAACGTGCTTGAGCCCGTTGAATTCAAGCGTGTGCCCTGCGTTGGGTCCGCCCTGAAAGCGCGCAACAATATCGTACTTGTCGGCAATGACGTCAACAATTTTTCCTTTGCCTTCATCGCCCCACTGCAAACCGAGCAAAACATCTGCTTTCATATAAAGAAATTGCGAACTGCGAAATGAAAATTGCGGATTGACAATACCTACTCGCTGCGAAGAAAATCAATCCGCAATCTAAAATCCGAAATCCGAAATGGATTCTTACGCGTCCTTGCGTCCTTTGCGGATTTCCTGCACTTCATCGCGCATGTCCTGGCAGGCGCGTTTAACATCCTGCAGGTGCTTGCGAACGCGCGTTCCTGCTGCGTTGTTTCCGCCATAGAATTTCTGAACATCGTTGTCCATGTTGGCAACTAATTGTTTGAGGGCTTCGTACTTTTGCATTTTGATTTGGGTTTGAGTTGTTGTTTTAGATTTATGATTCGTGATTTAAGTTACGGCTGCAATTTTTTCAGATTGAAATTCTCCTTTTGCAAGTTTCTCTTTAACTTTTTTGAAGCAATCTATGGTGTAATTCACATCTTCAAGCGTGTGGGCTGCTGTGGGAATAATGCGCAGTATCATCATGCCTTTTGGAATAACCGGATAAACCACAATGGAGCAGAAGATGTTGTATTTCTCTCTGAGTTCAATCACAATATTTGTTGCTTCGGGAATGGAACCCTTCATGTAAACAGGAGTAACGCATGAATTTGTATCGCCAATATCAAAGCCGGCTTTCTTTAATCCGCTTTGAAGAGCATGAGTTATGTCCCATGCTTTTTTTCTGAACTCAGGATGATTGCGCATGAGTTCGAGTCGTTTTAATCCGCCAATCACAAGTGGCATGGGCATTGCTTTGGCGTAAACCTGAGAGCGCATATTGTAGCGCAGGTATTCAATAATGTTTTCTTCGCTGGCAATGAATCCTCCAATCATGGCGAAAGATTTTGCAAACGTGCCGAAATAAATATCCACTTCATCCTGGCAGTTTTGTTCTTCGCCTGTGCCGCCACCGTTTTTTCCTTCGATTCCGATTCCGTGTGCGTCATCTACAAACAAGCGGAACTTGAATTTCTTTTTCAGCGAAACAATTTCTTTTAGTTTTCCCTGGTCACCGCGCATTCCGAAAACGCCTTCGGTGATTACAAGAATGGCTCCTCCGGTTTCTTCCACAATTTTTGTGGCGCGTTCAAGAAGTTTTTCCAAACTCTGCATATCGTTATGAAGGAAAGCAAATCTTTTTCCAATGTGAAGGCGAACGCCATCCACTATGCAGGCATGCGCTTCGGCATCATACACAATTACATCTCTGCGGTCAACCAAGCAATCAATGGCTGAAACCATTGCCTGGTAGCCGAAGTTTACAAGAATGGCTTCCTGCTTGTGAACAAAATCGGCAAGTTCGTTTTCAAACTGTTCGTGAAAATTTGAATTGCCGCTCATCATGCGCGCTCCCATGGGAAGCGCAAGCCCGTATTTTTCTGCGGCTTCTTTATCTGTTTTTCTTACTTCAGGATGATTGGCAAGCCCGAGATAATTATTCAAACTCCAAACGAGTCGTTCTTTTCCGCGAAAAATCATTCGGTTAGAAATTTCTCCTTCTAATTTAGGAAAAGCAAAATAGCCGTGCGCTAGTTTTGCGTACTGTCCAATGGCTCCACGATTTTCTTTTATTTTTTCAAATAAATCTTTCATGTTTGCGTTGAAGTTTTTTCTTTACGTAATTAAAATTCGCACAATATTAGATATTTTCTTCAATCAAAGCCGAAAAAACTATCTTTGCGTGCCATAAAAGAAATGAACAATAAATTCACAAAATCAGCGTCCCGAAGGGATTCAGAGCAAAAAAACGAATTTGTACGAAAAATACGAAATATAAATCTTGTAATTCTGTGCAGCATTTGCTTCGTATTTTTTTCCTGCAGCGACTATAACCGGCTTCTGAAAAGCACCGACTATAATAAAAAGTACGAAGCCGCCATTAAATATTATGACGATAAGCAATATACCAAGGCACTCACACTGCTTGAAGAATTGGTGAGTGTTTACCGCGGAACAAACAAAGCGGAAAAAATAATGTACTACTATGCGTATGCCACTTATTCCACAGGGGATTATCTTTTAGCCGGCTATCATTTCGAAAATTTTGTGAAAACATTTCCTGCCAGCGATAAAACCGAAGAATGTTCTTTCATGTATGCTTATTGTTATTATCTCGAATCGCCTCGCTATAGTTTAGACCAGACGGATACAAAAAATGCAATCAAAGAATTGCAGATGTTCATCAATAAATATCCCGACAGCAAGCGCAAGGAAGAATGCAACGAACTTATGTCGAAACTCCGCGCCAAACTTGAAATGAAATACTACGAAATTGCCAAGCAATATTATTTTCTGGAGGATTATAAAGCCGCTGTGGTTGCGTGCGGAGGCGTGCTCAAAGATTTTCCCGATACAAAATACCGCGAAGAATTAATGTTCTTAATTGTAAAATCTAATTATCTTTACGCCTCCAAAAGCATAGAGAAGAAAAAAATAGAACGGCTTAAATTAACCGTGGATGCGTTTAATAAATTTGTAAGTTATTATTCTGAAACCAATAAATATTACAGTGAGGCGGAAGGATATTCGCTGAACGCAAAAAAACAATTAGACAATTTAAAAGCAACTCCTTAAAAAAACAATACCGATATGGACTACAAAAAATCAAACGCAGAACTAAACACCATCACCCGCGACCTTCGGACATTTGAAGCCAAGACAGGGAATTTATATGAATCAGTGGTGGTGGTGGGAAAGCGCGCCAACCAGCTTAACCAGGAAATAAAAGAAGAACTCACAGGCAAACTTGCCGATTTTGCTTCGCACACCGACAACCTCGAAGAAATTTTTGAGAACCGCGAGCAGATTGAAGTTTCAAAATACTACGAGCGTTTGCCAAAGCCGCACGCCATTGCCACCCAGGAATTCATGGAAGATAAAATCTATTTCAGAAATCCTGCCAAGGGCTCGAAGAGTTTCTAATTAGTTTCCAGTTTACTGTTTCCAGTTTCCGGTTTTTGATTTTGAACTGTAAACTGCAGACCGGAAACCGTAAACCGAAATGTTAACCGGAAAAAATATTCTGCTTGGAATCACCGGCAGTATTGCCGCCTATAAAAGCGCATTCCTCACACGGTTATTAGTTAAAGCAGGAGCGAATGTGAAAGTGGTAATGACTCCTTTCGCAAAAGAATTTATTACACCGCTCACGCTTTCCACGCTTTCAAAAAATCCGGTTTACTCGGAGTTTATTGCCAATGCGCACGGAGAATGGAACAATCATGTTGACCTTGCGCTGTGGGCAGATTATATTTTAATTGCTCCCGCCACTGCTGATGCAATGGCGAAAATGGCAAACGGAATCTGCGATAATCTTCTTCTCGCAATTTATCTTTCCGCTAAATCTCAAGTTGTAGTTGCGCCTGCAATGGATTTGGATATGTGGAAACATGCTGCCACAAAAGAAAATCTGAAAAAGTTAAAATCATTCGGCAACATAATCATTCCTCCCGATAGCGGTGAACTTGCCAGCGGACTGGAAGGCGAAGGAAGAATGGCAGAGCCCCAAGCAATTGTTCAGTTTCTTTCTGAGCAGATAAAAAAAAACTCTCCGCTCAGCGGTAAGAAAGCGCTTGTAACTGCCGGTCCCACTTACGAAGCCATTGACCCTGTGCGTTTCATCGGTAATCATTCATCGGGCAAAATGGGGTTTGCGGTGGCGGAAGCGTTAGCAAAGAGTGGGGCAGAGGTAACGTTGGTTTGCGGACCAAATTCTCTCTCGGTAAAAAATAATTCCATAAAAAGAATTGATGTTACAACAGCAGATGAAATGTATGCGCAATGCAAAAAGAATTCTAAAGCAGATATAATTGTAATGGCGGCTGCCGTGGCTGACTTCACGCCCAGGGAAAAGGCAAAAGCAAAGATTAAAAAGGGAATAACGGAAATACAGGAAATAAAGGTTGAGCCCACAAAAGATATTTTATCTGAACTCGGCAAACACAAAAACGGAAGTTTGCTCGTTGGCTTTGCGCTTGAAACGGAAAACGCAATTCAGAATGCAAAAAAGAAACTATACAATAAAAACATGGACTTGATCGTTCTCAATTCGCCAACATCTGAAACCGGCTTTATGCACGATACAAACAAAATCACTATTATTGAAAAACGCTTTGACTCCGCTCAGCGTGACAAAGTGAAAAAGTTTGAACTGATGAGCAAAGAAAACTGCGCAAAGGAAATTGTGAATGAAATAATAAGGAAAGTAAAATGATTCGGAATAGAATAATAATTTCACTTGTAGTTTTATTAGTCATTAGTCATTGGTCGTTGGTCATTGGTCAGGAACTCAATTGCTCGGTGCAGATTCTTTCTCCGCAGTTTCAAAATTCAACCGACAAAAAAATATTTCAAACGCTTCAGCAGTCCCTTTTCGAATTCATGAACACCCGCAAATGGACCAACGATGTGTTTCAGCAGGACGAACGCATTGAATGCAGTTTGGTCATTACCATTACCGACCATCCTTCTTCCGATGTGTTCAAAGGCGATGTGCAGGTGCAGGTGCGAAGGCCCGTTTATAAATCATCGTATAATTCTCTACTCTTAAATGTGCGCGACAAAGACCTTGAGTTTAAATACGTGGAATACCAGCCGCTCGAATACATTGAAAATACTTTCACCTACAATCTCACTTCCATGCTGGCGTATTATGCCTATGTGATTCTCGGAACCGATTACGATAGTTATTCGCAGGAAGGCGGAACTGCGTTTTATCAGAAAGCGCAAACCATTGTTTCTGTTGCGCAGAATGCCGCAGAAAAAGGATGGCAGAGCAATCAGAACGATCACAACCGCTACTGGTTAGTGGAAAATATTCTGAACTCATCGTACAAGCCGCTGCGCGAGTGCATCTATAAATATCACCGCATGGGTTTTGACCAGATGTCGCAGGATGTGGTGAGCGCGCGCGCGGTGGTGCTTGCTGCGCTGCTGCCTTTGAAAAGCGTGTATGAAACCAAGCCCGGCAATTATAGTTTAACGGTTTTCTTTCTTGCCAAGAGCGATGAAATTGTAAACCTCTTTATGCCTGCCGAGCAGGAAGAAAAAACAAAACTTCTTGAGTTGGTGAATTTAATTGACCCCGCCAACACCGTTAAGTACAATAAAATTAAAGAGCAGAGCAGCGGGCAGTAGGACTCACCCCTCTTTCCCCTCTCTACTTGGTAGAGAGGGGATGAAAGGGGAGAGTTATTTATCGGTGATTAGTAATTTGTTTGTCACAGGACTCACCCCTCTTTCCCCTCTCTACTTGGTAGAGAGGGGATGAAAGGGGAGAGTTATTTGTCGGTGATTACTAATTTGCCTGTGTAGACCTCACCCCCGCCCTCTCCTAAAACAGGAGAGGGAGTTGTCAGCCGAACGAAATACAGTCCGCTTGAGAGATTGCCACGAGAGAAAGTAACCGTCTGCCCGCTGATATTTTTTATTTGCGCAACTGTCTGCCCGAAACAATTGTAAACCGTGAGAGTTGCGTTATGTAAAAGATTGTCTGTCTGCAAAACTGTCTGTGTGGAAAAAGGATTCGGAAAAATCGTTACTGATTGATTATCGGAAAAAGTTTGAAGCCCTGTGCACAAATCCACATATATCTGTGCAGATGAACTGTCGGTGCATCCGTTTACATCGGTATAAGAATAAGTTATGGTGTGAGTGCCGGTTCCTGCTACAGCCGGGTCAAAATTTCCTGCGCTTACTCCGGTGCCGGAATAAATTCCTCCGTTGGGTGAACCCCCGGTAAGCGCATACGCGCCAGAACCGATGCAAACAGTATCTGGATTCAATGCAAGTGCAACAGAGGGCAAAGAATTAACTGTTACCATAACACTATCATTGTTCGTGCATCCGCTAGCATCCGCTATAGTTACAGTATAAGTTGTGGAAGCGGTGGGCGTTATTGCGATACACGCAAAAGTTTGATTGCCGGGCGCCCAGGAATAAAATATACCACCGCTTGCGCATAAGGTTGCACTTTGTCCAGTACATATTGAAACAGGACTCATAGGACCCACGGTTGGAATCGGATTAACAGTAACAGAAATACTTGTTGTGGAGTTGCCGCAGTTATTGGAAACTGTCGCGCTGTATGTTCCAGTTTGATTCACAACAATTGTTTGTGTGCTTTCGCCCGTTGACCATTGATACGAAGAATATCCTGTGCCTACATTCAGCATCACACTGTCTCCCTGACAAAATATGGTCTGTCCGCTTGGAGTAATTGTTGGATTGGGAAGTGTATCCACCGCAATATAATTTGTCATAGTGATAGAATCGCTGCCGGCAATATTTGTTACAACTAATTTCACAGAATATGTTCCGGAATTATAATAAATCACTTTCGGATTTTGTGCCGATGACACTGCGGGCATTCCACCGGGAAAACTCCATGACCATGTTGTGTTGGTGTATGAATAAGTAGTAGGAGTAAGGTCTGTAAAAAATACGGTATCGCCTGCGCAGACAGGAATGGGCGATGCAGAAAAAGCAGGAATGGGTTTTCCCACCGCATTGGTAAACCAACTTTCATGTCCTTCAAACATATCTTTTGTTCCGTCTGCAAGAGAATCATAAGCAGTTAAAGCAATAGTGTCAGTAATAGAGGTGGATGAAAGCGTGTATGTATTTACATTGCCGGCATTTATAAAATTTGCAAATGAATATCCCGTAGGAGAGCCGTAATAAATTTTATATCCTGCCAAATCAATTTCAGGATTTGTATTCCATGTTACTTTTATTTTTCCTCCTCCCAAATCGGTTTTAATCACATTCACCGGTGGAGTAACAGGTGCAGTTGTATCGGGTGATGATTTGTAAGGAGCATAATATACTATGCCAAGGGTGGCATTATCAAAGTAGTCCCATATTTTTGAATCAATCACAGAAGTTGATGTAGTACCCCACCAGCAGTTTTTTGCCATTATATCATTTCCTGTAAGGTTGGCATTCCATATTTCATAAGTTGCATAATCGCCATAAATATTATTATTATAGAAAGGAAAAGTACCGGCACCCGGAGCAGATAAATAAACTACAGAAGTAACAGGAGCAGAAGATGTACCCGTTGTTATGTTCCTTGTAATTGTATTATAATTAAAAGCCGTAAGACCCAAATACTGTCCTATGGCCTGGTTTTGGTCTGTAGAAGTGTTATCTACTATATGGTTTCTTACAATATTGTCAGCGTTACATATAGCGCCAGAATTGCTTGCCGAATTATGTGCTATAACATTATTGGTAATGAGCGGAGATGAAAAAACAGCAATACCACCTCCATAATAAGGAGTGTTGTTATTATAAATGATATTATCCTTCATCAAACCACTGGCATAAAATGATATTCCTCCGCCATATTGGTATGCGCTGTTATTACAAATAACATTGTCTGAAATAAGAACCGATCCGCCTAAATTCATTGCTCCGCCCGAACTGTTAACGCTGCCCCAAGTGGAATTATTTAAAAAAGTGTTTCCCGTAATGTAAAAAGTATATCCTGAAGGAGCACCGCCACCGCCTTCAATAGCGCCTCCTCCGTTAACAGCCGAGTTATTGCTGAACAGGCAGCCGGTGATATAAAACCTTCTGTAACCAGCGCCTCCTTCAAGATATGCTCCTCCTCCGCCACCTGTAGTAGTGTTATTATTTGTAAATGTGCTGTTGATAATATATACCGTCTTAAAGGCAGGACCAGAGGCATTAATGAATAATCCTGAGTTTGCGTTATTGCGTATATTGCAGTAATTAAAATAAGGAACAGCGTCTGGTGCATGTACCGCACCCTTTGAGGGATCTCCGCCACCATATTCCACTATGCAGTATTGCATGATGCAGCCGGTTTTAGCAGTGGTGTCATAATCGGTTGCCTGTGTATTAAAAAGAATATAATCCCAATCTCCAGACGCTGGAGTAATCGTATTGCTTGTAAAAGTAATCTGAGCCGTGTTTGTTCCTATTGCCCGTAATATTCCGCTTATCTGCAGAGATTTCTTGCTGTTGAATTTCACCATCACTCCGGGGTCAATGGTCAGCGTAAAACCGCTGTCCAATAAAGTATTTCCTACTATAATGTATGGACTGCCCGCAAGAGTCCATGTAGTATTGGAAGAAATGAAACCGCTTACATTGGTTTGCGAATATCCAATTTTAAAAATC
Proteins encoded in this window:
- a CDS encoding adenylosuccinate synthase, giving the protein MKADVLLGLQWGDEGKGKIVDVIADKYDIVARFQGGPNAGHTLEFNGLKHVLHLIPSGIFHERIVNIIGNGVVIDPTVFKKEILALEKLGAQSRKNLFISKRAHLILPTHRLLDAASEAAKGKEKIGSTLKGIGPAYMDKTGRNGLRVGDIFSPDFKKKYDFLVEKHKQLLALYDFKYDLKEHEPAWFDGIETLKQFNCIESEKYLHDAFAEKKTVLAEGAQGSLLDIDFGTYPYVTSSNTVCAGACTGLGIAPNKIGNVIGIFKAYCTRVGSGPFPTELNDATGELIRKAGNEFGSTTGRPRRCGWLDLPALKYAIAISGVTELIMMKADVLAGLDTIKVCTHYLTPHSPLLEQGEGKIDFLPYDISIPLLPIYKDFNGWKTDCRNAGRNLPQPLLDYIHFIEKEVNTPITLISIGPDRTQIIQRGKESRKENANISR
- a CDS encoding histone H1, yielding MQKYEALKQLVANMDNDVQKFYGGNNAAGTRVRKHLQDVKRACQDMRDEVQEIRKGRKDA
- a CDS encoding aminotransferase class I/II-fold pyridoxal phosphate-dependent enzyme; translation: MKDLFEKIKENRGAIGQYAKLAHGYFAFPKLEGEISNRMIFRGKERLVWSLNNYLGLANHPEVRKTDKEAAEKYGLALPMGARMMSGNSNFHEQFENELADFVHKQEAILVNFGYQAMVSAIDCLVDRRDVIVYDAEAHACIVDGVRLHIGKRFAFLHNDMQSLEKLLERATKIVEETGGAILVITEGVFGMRGDQGKLKEIVSLKKKFKFRLFVDDAHGIGIEGKNGGGTGEEQNCQDEVDIYFGTFAKSFAMIGGFIASEENIIEYLRYNMRSQVYAKAMPMPLVIGGLKRLELMRNHPEFRKKAWDITHALQSGLKKAGFDIGDTNSCVTPVYMKGSIPEATNIVIELREKYNIFCSIVVYPVIPKGMMILRIIPTAAHTLEDVNYTIDCFKKVKEKLAKGEFQSEKIAAVT
- the bamD gene encoding outer membrane protein assembly factor BamD, whose translation is MNNKFTKSASRRDSEQKNEFVRKIRNINLVILCSICFVFFSCSDYNRLLKSTDYNKKYEAAIKYYDDKQYTKALTLLEELVSVYRGTNKAEKIMYYYAYATYSTGDYLLAGYHFENFVKTFPASDKTEECSFMYAYCYYLESPRYSLDQTDTKNAIKELQMFINKYPDSKRKEECNELMSKLRAKLEMKYYEIAKQYYFLEDYKAAVVACGGVLKDFPDTKYREELMFLIVKSNYLYASKSIEKKKIERLKLTVDAFNKFVSYYSETNKYYSEAEGYSLNAKKQLDNLKATP
- a CDS encoding DNA-directed RNA polymerase subunit omega — its product is MDYKKSNAELNTITRDLRTFEAKTGNLYESVVVVGKRANQLNQEIKEELTGKLADFASHTDNLEEIFENREQIEVSKYYERLPKPHAIATQEFMEDKIYFRNPAKGSKSF
- the coaBC gene encoding bifunctional phosphopantothenoylcysteine decarboxylase/phosphopantothenate--cysteine ligase CoaBC; the encoded protein is MLTGKNILLGITGSIAAYKSAFLTRLLVKAGANVKVVMTPFAKEFITPLTLSTLSKNPVYSEFIANAHGEWNNHVDLALWADYILIAPATADAMAKMANGICDNLLLAIYLSAKSQVVVAPAMDLDMWKHAATKENLKKLKSFGNIIIPPDSGELASGLEGEGRMAEPQAIVQFLSEQIKKNSPLSGKKALVTAGPTYEAIDPVRFIGNHSSGKMGFAVAEALAKSGAEVTLVCGPNSLSVKNNSIKRIDVTTADEMYAQCKKNSKADIIVMAAAVADFTPREKAKAKIKKGITEIQEIKVEPTKDILSELGKHKNGSLLVGFALETENAIQNAKKKLYNKNMDLIVLNSPTSETGFMHDTNKITIIEKRFDSAQRDKVKKFELMSKENCAKEIVNEIIRKVK
- a CDS encoding DUF4835 family protein, whose protein sequence is MIRNRIIISLVVLLVISHWSLVIGQELNCSVQILSPQFQNSTDKKIFQTLQQSLFEFMNTRKWTNDVFQQDERIECSLVITITDHPSSDVFKGDVQVQVRRPVYKSSYNSLLLNVRDKDLEFKYVEYQPLEYIENTFTYNLTSMLAYYAYVILGTDYDSYSQEGGTAFYQKAQTIVSVAQNAAEKGWQSNQNDHNRYWLVENILNSSYKPLRECIYKYHRMGFDQMSQDVVSARAVVLAALLPLKSVYETKPGNYSLTVFFLAKSDEIVNLFMPAEQEEKTKLLELVNLIDPANTVKYNKIKEQSSGQ
- a CDS encoding PKD domain-containing protein is translated as MKKYFLLLTSATLIFKIGYSQTNVSGFISSNTTWTLAGSPYIIVGNTLLDSGFTLTIDPGVMVKFNSKKSLQISGILRAIGTNTAQITFTSNTITPASGDWDYILFNTQATDYDTTAKTGCIMQYCIVEYGGGDPSKGAVHAPDAVPYFNYCNIRNNANSGLFINASGPAFKTVYIINSTFTNNNTTTGGGGGAYLEGGAGYRRFYITGCLFSNNSAVNGGGAIEGGGGAPSGYTFYITGNTFLNNSTWGSVNSSGGAMNLGGSVLISDNVICNNSAYQYGGGISFYASGLMKDNIIYNNNTPYYGGGIAVFSSPLITNNVIAHNSASNSGAICNADNIVRNHIVDNTSTDQNQAIGQYLGLTAFNYNTITRNITTGTSSAPVTSVVYLSAPGAGTFPFYNNNIYGDYATYEIWNANLTGNDIMAKNCWWGTTSTSVIDSKIWDYFDNATLGIVYYAPYKSSPDTTAPVTPPVNVIKTDLGGGKIKVTWNTNPEIDLAGYKIYYGSPTGYSFANFINAGNVNTYTLSSTSITDTIALTAYDSLADGTKDMFEGHESWFTNAVGKPIPAFSASPIPVCAGDTVFFTDLTPTTYSYTNTTWSWSFPGGMPAVSSAQNPKVIYYNSGTYSVKLVVTNIAGSDSITMTNYIAVDTLPNPTITPSGQTIFCQGDSVMLNVGTGYSSYQWSTGESTQTIVVNQTGTYSATVSNNCGNSTTSISVTVNPIPTVGPMSPVSICTGQSATLCASGGIFYSWAPGNQTFACIAITPTASTTYTVTIADASGCTNNDSVMVTVNSLPSVALALNPDTVCIGSGAYALTGGSPNGGIYSGTGVSAGNFDPAVAGTGTHTITYSYTDVNGCTDSSSAQIYVDLCTGLQTFSDNQSVTIFPNPFSTQTVLQTDNLLHNATLTVYNCFGQTVAQIKNISGQTVTFSRGNLSSGLYFVRLTTPSPVLGEGGGEVYTGKLVITDK